In Pseudomonadota bacterium, a single window of DNA contains:
- the rlmB gene encoding 23S rRNA (guanosine(2251)-2'-O)-methyltransferase RlmB, with protein MARPNNRPVPGKHQSRNAAGPKKTSADDPLVWGIHPVMELISLKSSAVKEIILNAPPSSEKIQQIVSLAGQQKIPVLIKEQSELFTENKRMNHQGVIARIWPMETLSLDSIIHETTKPHASKILLALDSIQDPHNLGAIIRSATAAGVDGIIIPKDRSAPLSGATVKVSAGAIVHSKICQVTNLPSTLQILKKQGFWIFGADKSDQQSIYQTDFSGPVCLVMGGEEKGLRPLVKEQCDFLITIPMAGPVESLNASVATAIILFEIIRQKSAHIA; from the coding sequence ATGGCTAGACCCAACAACCGACCGGTTCCAGGAAAACACCAATCCAGAAATGCTGCCGGCCCAAAAAAAACCTCTGCCGATGATCCTTTGGTCTGGGGAATCCATCCGGTGATGGAACTCATCAGCCTGAAATCTTCGGCGGTCAAGGAAATAATTCTTAATGCGCCGCCATCTTCGGAAAAAATCCAGCAAATAGTCAGCCTTGCGGGCCAGCAGAAAATTCCTGTTCTCATCAAAGAGCAATCCGAGCTGTTCACCGAAAACAAGCGAATGAACCATCAGGGGGTGATTGCCCGGATCTGGCCCATGGAAACCCTTTCCCTTGATTCGATAATTCACGAAACCACAAAGCCCCATGCGTCAAAAATACTGCTGGCCCTGGATTCCATCCAGGACCCCCATAATCTCGGGGCCATCATCCGCTCGGCCACTGCCGCCGGGGTGGACGGCATCATCATTCCAAAAGACAGGTCCGCACCGCTTTCCGGCGCCACTGTAAAGGTTTCCGCCGGGGCGATAGTTCACTCCAAGATCTGCCAGGTCACCAATCTTCCCAGCACCCTGCAGATTCTCAAAAAACAGGGCTTCTGGATTTTCGGCGCTGACAAGTCCGACCAGCAGTCGATTTATCAGACCGATTTCTCCGGCCCGGTCTGTCTGGTGATGGGCGGCGAGGAGAAAGGCCTCCGGCCGCTGGTCAAAGAGCAGTGTGATTTTCTGATTACAATCCCCATGGCCGGCCCGGTGGAATCATTAAACGCCTCGGTTGCCACCGCAATAATTCTTTTTGAGATCATCCGGCAGAAATCCGCCCATATTGCATAA
- the gmk gene encoding guanylate kinase, whose protein sequence is MKTPNQGNLIIITAPSGTGKTTLLKKTFASLPEIAFSVSHTTRLARKGEKNGTDYFFIDHETFLAMREQNEFLEWAEVHGNFYGTSRQKVHEQLARGIDIVLDIDVQGASQITASEKNTISIFIVPPSWEELEKRLTNRASDTPETIALRLANARREILELDKFDHVIVNDSLDTAADMLRFIIIAERSRDRRSADGKPLDLMKLKNNG, encoded by the coding sequence ATGAAAACGCCTAACCAGGGCAACCTGATCATCATAACTGCACCCTCCGGCACCGGCAAGACCACCCTGCTTAAAAAAACCTTTGCCTCTTTGCCGGAAATTGCCTTTTCGGTGTCTCACACAACCAGGCTGGCGCGCAAAGGCGAAAAAAACGGCACAGACTATTTTTTTATTGATCATGAAACCTTTCTGGCCATGCGCGAGCAAAATGAATTTCTCGAATGGGCTGAGGTACATGGCAATTTCTACGGTACCAGCAGACAGAAGGTACATGAGCAACTGGCCCGCGGGATTGATATTGTCCTGGATATTGATGTCCAGGGCGCGAGCCAGATCACCGCTTCTGAAAAAAACACCATTAGCATCTTTATCGTTCCCCCTTCCTGGGAGGAGCTGGAAAAACGGCTGACAAACCGGGCAAGCGATACTCCCGAGACCATTGCGTTGAGGCTTGCCAATGCCCGACGTGAGATCCTCGAACTGGATAAATTCGATCATGTAATCGTTAATGATTCCCTGGACACTGCCGCTGACATGCTCCGTTTTATAATCATTGCCGAACGGAGCAGAGACAGACGATCTGCAGACGGAAAACCCCTTGATCTCATGAAGCTCAAAAATAATGGCTAG
- a CDS encoding DUF370 domain-containing protein: protein MNTRLINIGFGNAVVASRVLAVVNPKSSPMKKLRDRAKQEKKLIDVTEGRRTRSILIMDSDHVILSSVQPETITMRFMPLHDSSSDENA from the coding sequence ATGAATACCCGACTCATCAACATTGGCTTTGGAAACGCGGTGGTAGCAAGCAGAGTTCTCGCGGTTGTCAACCCGAAATCCTCTCCCATGAAAAAGTTGCGGGACCGCGCAAAGCAGGAAAAAAAACTCATTGATGTTACCGAAGGCAGAAGAACCAGGTCCATTTTGATCATGGACAGCGATCATGTGATTCTTTCCTCTGTACAACCCGAAACCATTACCATGCGGTTCATGCCCTTGCACGACTCAAGCAGCGATGAAAACGCCTAA
- a CDS encoding YicC family protein, protein MTQPLSMTSFGRGECTENDRTWTIEIRSVNHRYSDIIIKIARKYSGLEERIKKLISQFYSRGRIEVSVNFSGVQTDTVHLEPNIQLAREYYNCLKTIKNALKLTGEPDLNMLFGYKDIISPRDVEENLDEVWQNISKALTDALNEGMKMRQAEGKSLKAELLGLLGSISETVEEINLSVPALIEKKGILFKERLDNLLNGINIDPARLAQEIAILIDKTDVTEEITRLRSHIQQFTLFMDLDEPVGRRLDFLLQEFLREVNTIASKISDAPMAHKTVDLKNNVEKLREQVQNIE, encoded by the coding sequence ATGACCCAACCCCTCAGCATGACTTCCTTTGGCCGCGGTGAATGCACGGAAAACGACAGAACATGGACGATTGAGATCCGCTCGGTGAATCATCGCTACAGCGATATCATCATAAAAATTGCCCGTAAATATTCAGGCCTTGAAGAGCGTATCAAAAAACTTATTTCGCAATTTTACTCCAGGGGCAGGATCGAGGTATCTGTCAATTTTTCAGGTGTCCAGACCGACACGGTACATCTTGAGCCGAACATTCAGCTGGCCAGAGAATATTACAACTGCCTTAAAACAATCAAGAATGCCCTGAAACTGACGGGAGAACCGGACCTGAACATGCTTTTCGGATACAAGGACATTATCTCCCCAAGGGATGTCGAGGAGAACCTTGACGAGGTCTGGCAAAACATCAGTAAAGCGCTTACCGATGCCTTGAACGAAGGCATGAAAATGCGTCAGGCAGAAGGAAAATCCCTGAAAGCCGAACTTCTCGGCCTGCTTGGGAGCATCTCCGAAACCGTCGAAGAAATCAATCTTTCCGTTCCCGCCCTGATCGAAAAGAAAGGAATATTGTTCAAGGAACGGCTGGATAATTTGCTCAACGGCATCAACATTGATCCGGCGCGACTGGCCCAGGAAATTGCCATTCTCATTGACAAGACCGATGTCACTGAAGAGATAACCCGTCTCCGGAGCCACATTCAACAGTTCACCCTGTTCATGGATCTGGATGAGCCGGTGGGCAGAAGGCTTGATTTTCTGCTGCAGGAATTCCTCCGCGAGGTCAACACCATCGCCTCGAAAATCAGCGATGCCCCAATGGCGCACAAGACGGTTGATCTTAAAAATAATGTTGAAAAATTACGCGAACAGGTCCAGAACATCGAATAA